A stretch of DNA from Kwoniella mangroviensis CBS 8507 chromosome 1 map unlocalized Ctg01, whole genome shotgun sequence:
AGATAGGTTATATGGAGCCCTAAATAGATCATTCAGCATTCGTACGACGCAACAATATGAGCCCTCCTCAAGACCTACCAGTTGATACCTCCATAACAAAGCATGACAGGGTGAATTTGCCTCAACCATGCAGTACGAGGGAATCGCTTTCTCAGGAAATACACAACTACCATGCTGATTAGCCGCTACTCCCACATACTTGAGAATCGAAAGCATACTCACTGAAGGGTAAAACGAATCCAACTGGGAAGCCGATCAAGAGGGCTTTGTATTGACCGGTACTGCCGAAAAGCTTTTGTGGACCCAAAGTTCCCCAAAAGACAGCAGCTGTGAAGAAAGTATTGATACCTGGACATGAGAATCCAAAGGGAGCCTCGGACGTACATACGTTGGGTACGTTGTTCATTTGGAAGTTGAAAACACCAGTACAGACCAACGTGGATATGAAGGTGGCCACCATCTGAGCTACAAATGTGTGTCTAGGAGGGATTTTGAGATAATGAGCAACCTTTAGATCACTCGAGAAATAGATGGCCTGGGCGGTGGTGATATATCCGAAAGCCTTGAAGAAATTCATAGCTAGTGCGTTTCCGGGAGTCCAAGCACCACCGATAAGTTCAGCCAAGACATTCATGGTGACTTGAATACCTGTGATTGCAGTGACGAGACCAACGGGGACTACGAATATAAGGCCCATGGCTATACCGAATAGCACGACTGCAGGGTTGGTGTAAGTGTCCCAAGCGCCAATACCGGCCATACCACACCCAATCGCAAATAGGAGGACCAAGCCGTACCACCATTCTGGAACTTCAGGGTACGATCGCATTAATCGACAATGGATATCTTCAGACAGATCGTCTACTGTGTCGTCCTTCTTGTTCCTTCGAAGGCTATTCCACATGCCTTTGAATCCGTGTACGATCTCTCGTcggtgaaagaggaaagcGTAAGATATCGCTGCGAAAGGTTTCAGTATTTTGACTGAGAACAAGAGTGGAGATGAGCACTCACTACAGGTATACTGAGCGAAGAACCAGAAGTAGACTACAAGGTTACCAGCAGCCATCCAAGGTTGAGAATACGTTTGATATTTGGCGGCATCGAAGATACCCCTGTCATCGATAACTTTCTGCACGTCGAACGCCGACCCAGTATTGTCAAATACATGATTACTGTTGATGGGCAGATATCCGGTATTCCATACGTTGCTCCAGTAGAAGCCGACAATCATAAAGAAAGTGGCGAACATTCCGATAAATTGGTTGATCGTTCCGAAAGCAGGTACGACCAAGGGGTTGAAACCATATGCGGTCAAGACGTTGAAATCGAATGTCGGGAATGGGTTCAATCCTAAACCATTGTTGAATCCGACAATGTTGTTAAGTGAGACACTGTTAGGGCTGATCCAACTTATCCAGTTAAATGTGGATAAAGCCGTGAACAAGAATCCGGGTAACCAGAACCAAACGAACATAGCTGCAAAGGCTACTCCGAAAAGTTTCATACGTGACCAACTATAGATCCGCTTGAATGGGCCTGGAACAGCCGGATCGGTTTCAGAGTGGAACGCTCGGTTCAAAGCGATAGTGACCAATGATCCGGGCCACACGCAATAGGATGGATAGATCAAGAATCGTCGAGCAAGACCTGCTAAACCATAACCACAGAAGTTGGTACCGAAACCAAGCAAGATCTGGTGTAGTGGTGAAACAAATGGTCGTCATCAACACATTCTTGAGGGCAACGCAAAGGctttcactcacctgataaCCAAATTCTGCCGCGTAGGATTGGTTGAAGTATTGTGGCAGGTATTGagacaagatgatatcggtgGTGTAGGGCGTGTTATAACCGACGGTGGCCATAATTGTAATCACTGGGACATCAAATACGTGATCAGCGATGCTTTCACACTATCAACAACAGAGAGGCCACCAACACATATGTTCTTTTTTTGTAAATTTTGAGCCATTAAGACTATGTCTCTTCCCAAACAGGGTGAATCCCCAGTCCGGAAGAAGCTTCTCGCATAATTTACCAGCAGGATCTGTACGGACGTGAGAAAATTGATCAGAACACTGCAAATCACTCAACACCACTCCACTTGGGTGAGATTGCCGTGCACTCACAAGCCAAGAGTTGTGCAACCTCAGACGAGACTTGAATGCTGGGTTGTCGAATTTCGAaaagttgattgatgaacGCTCCAGCGATCACATAGAGAGTACCGATGAAGCAAACTCTAAAAGTGAATGAAGGCATATCGACATCGTCGGTATTTTCGACCACAGCTCGTACCTCCGaataaggtgagttttcaGTGACCATCAACGCTTCAAGtttcatctctttgatcaactcGGCGTATTCGGGATTGTGAGGGTTCTTCATGATATCGTCATTACCCAGGAACTGCTCGATACTTTGAAGGATATGGATGGGAAAGTTTTGATCATGCTCGTGCATCTGTTGGACTTGTTTCATAATCTTGTATCAAGAACGAAGTTGGTCAGTCATGGATTAAAAACTCGGGAGGAAAATATAAAACTCACGATTCTTGTTCTCTCCAGTGACATGGACTGAAGTTTATCTTCGATCGCCAATATGTCTTCTCCAGTCATATCAAGGCCACTAAATCGTCATGTCCAGACCAATAAGCTGAGGTGTCAAGGCCTAAAGGGTCGTGGAAACTTACCCGTGCTCAGCCAatccttcagcttcagccacCACATCCTTGTAGATGTTCTTATCAGATCCCATGTCCTCAGTCTGAATCATCAAAGGAGATCTCTTCGTCAGCCAGCTTCAATCGACCTGATCGGCGTTTCGACTGACCTCAGCTTCCAAGCTGGAGTTTTTCTCATTTTTGACGTAAGTCAACTCAGAAGCCTGCGCTCCGAAGGCCCGCTTTTCTTCAGCCATGTTTAGACTGCGTACTTGAGAGAGAGACGATGAGAGTACGCTGCACAGATATTGGAGTCATCTGTAGTGAAAACGTTCTTGGCTACAGGCATTTATATGGCCTCATATCCTTATCGTGCTCTTTCAACCCATTTCCAAAACTACGTCGGCGTAGATTGCTTATCTCGCTCCGGAATCAATCCTTCGATGCGTCCACATGGTCATCACTTCGATGAACATGAGGTTTTTCACATGTGGAGTGAAGCCCAGGGACAGGTACACACAATTCCCTCCTATCAGTTCGTTGAGGTCTTATTTTAGCCACTAGTAGAGGGGAGAGAGCTCAAGACAAGTTCGAGGCTAAGTCAACACGGTGATCAACTAAGGAAGGTATTTTTAGCTCAAGCcaaggaggtgagtacagTAATGGGGCGAGTCATTTCACCTACCTACACGCTCACGTGATTTGACACCGTCGATAAGATGAGCTTCGCTCGTATGGCGTCGAGAGTGTCAGCATGGGTATATCAATAAGCTGAATAAAGTTTGACACTACTGTACACTTCCCTGTAGATGTTTCATCACATCGGGCCGTTAAGTTCGGTGGTTGGTACCAAGATAGATAAGCCTTGCCGAAAAAATCTCGCCTACCTACGAAAGTCCCATCGTCCAGTGTATACGATAGACCAATCAGATCCATTCTGACAGatcaaattgaaattgaatcCGAAAATCAAGCACTAGAAAAAGACCCACATGGGTCAACGTGATAACAAAGTTGCGGCATCTCATATAAAAACCACACTCAGAAGAGTTATTCACACTCTCAATTGAAAGGAACATCAGGCACTCAGATTAGCGTTGTTACAATCGGGTCATGTTACTCACTCGTACGAGTATGTCCGAGCTAGGGGCTCAGCAGGCCGTATTGTAAGTTACCGTACGTTACACCGGCGAATGAGTTGAACTGTGAATGATGCACTGTGCAGATGTGTTCGCTTGATATTCATGAAATTTACCCGGTGCAGGAAGGAGTGAATGAACAAATTAACGGTTATAGCCCGGATTTTCCTCATATCATTTGCTATATAACTATACCTCCGATAAGTGTTGAACTTCCCCACAGCTCATCTCATGGGCAGTATGTACTGCATGTACTGATTTGATACTTTCGGGGGATACGGTGCAGTTCTCTATGACGACAGCACAGTACTTCGCCTATCGGGACAAAGatcgaggaagagaaagtcaaagatAAGGAAAGCATTGATTCACTAAGCTAGCCGCAAGATGCACCAACGGCATCGAGTCGCCGAAAATACAAAGACAATCTAAAAGTATAATCTAAATCGTTCTCATGTGCTTCTGCAGATGCATGTAGATAAGCAAGCATCGATGGGGGTCAtcatgaggatgatgacgagcaTGCCAACGAGTGACACTCCTGATTGGGGTTGGCAGAGACCCCACCTTATCTCCTTTGAAGATAAGCAAGCAGTACCAAGTGACCGGGTGGACCGAGTCGAGGATGATCCTAACTCGCTTATTTGGATACTGTCGAAGAACAACACCTATCACCTTGTGGATAACCAATTTACATACAGTAAACACTGCAAGGAGATGTAACATTATCATGTTAATCATTATATTCATATCGTATAAATCCATTGAAATTTTCCGTCTTATCATATGAGCATGATGGATCCTAGTCCCAATCCCAGCAAAAGACTCCTCGACCAGCTCGTACCACTCATCACTCTAGATCCAGCACTACTGCTAGTATTACTACTCGTCGTATTCTCCACACCTTTTGCATCTGCTTTACCACTACTCAAGCTATTGACCGTCAACCAGGGGGGTACACTGTCAATCTCTGGATTATACGTATTCGGTTGAGTAGTATTATCGTCACCTGCCCAACACCACGTATCGAAACAACTTTGACATTCTGCTGTACGGTTTGACGAAGTATATTCGAAAGATCGGTCGGTAAGAGCACAAGCAAGGCATTTGGGCCATGTCTCCACCGTCCCATTCAAGGTGAATGAACGCATACCGTTGTACATTACTTCACGAGCTTGTTCATCTGAGTATTCAAGTTGATACTATTCCCAATCAAAATATGAGTCAGCATTGACCCATCCGTCAGATCAAATTCATTATGAGAGCAAGAGAGAAGGGATAATACGCACGGTAGAAGTGTTAGCTGCCGAACTCCAAGGATAACTGGGCACATAGATGATCAAGGGAGTAGTCGTATCATTGCATCCAAAGAAAGTAGGCCTAGTGTTGTATCCGCCATTGATAAATCCATTCTCGGATGGTACTTCAGGCATTCTAATTTGAGTGCCCGTGTTCTCAGCGAGGACTTTGGCTCGCTCGAAAGTCGTTCTGAGGGCAGTACCGTTTGGCCAGATGTATGGTGAGTCATACGATGAGTCGAAAGCGATGATGGCGTCTACTTCTCGGAAGGGGATGAGGAGGGGTTCGATAGGGATATTCTGGTTTGTCTCGCCTGCGTCGACTAGCGTGATGtattcgaaagatgagatctatGTAGCACATACACTGTCAATACTATGTAGAATGGGATAGTAGATTGAACCATTGGCGAATAATGGGCAGATTCAGATACAATGAGGGAAGATAATACGATGCTCACTGGGTTTCCACCTGGGTTATAATTAGCGAAAGAATTGGGTACTCTCGAAATATCATATTGGTCTTCTCCTAGATCTTGCAGGAACCCTTCAATGAGGTTGGTCACTAGACCAGAGTCGGAATTATTGAGAGTGAGTAGAGCGCTATTAAACAGGGTAGCTGAAGTCCCCATCACGTAACTGCATAAGACGCATAAGACGACAGCGTGCATGTTAGCTAGTTGTCCATGTAGCTGCGCGTTGATTGGAAGACATAGAGCACGTCGATCGTCATATATGGAGTAGGATTACACGGTGACTCACGACAACTGATCAAATCCTTTATAACAAGTTCCATTAGTTTCACCATTATTCAATTCACTCCCCAGATATTCCAGATTCGTGAATGCTCCAATGGACTTGACGGTACTTCCAAAAGCCCATGAACCGAATTCGAATGGGTTAAACTCCCATACCGTCGCATTTTCAGCAATGAccaattcaccttgttccCTCTCTGCtgcgatgatgattggcaTAGGCAATGACCCATTACCCAGTTTCTCCACTACCGATGGAAGCGATGATAGAGTGAGATTCGgtttgttggtgagttgatactCAGTCGGCAAGACGTGTGAGCCAATTGCCAAACCCCATAGATCGGTCAGTTGGACAGGGAAACCTGCATCTGATTTTGCATTTACTTCGGATGCGAGAGTTGTGTAGAATGATAATTTGCCGTCTGAGGGGAATATCAGATTGGAATCTAGGTTCCATAGCTGTTGGAATAAGGGAGGATTAGCATGTGAATACGATGTAGTGATGACAAATGTGCGTGTCTGCGCGATTCTTTAAGGATGTGTTTCGAGTGGAAAACGGATGGAGATCACTTACATTGTTCAGCAAGTTGATTGGTGATTCACCACCATTCGCCATGAAACTGCCCGTTGCCCAACTCCCACCACTCAACCCAGCCCAATATGTCACTCCATCCAGCCATCCTCCCGTTCCGCTGGCAGCAGCTTCAGAAGATTCATTCATCATACCCATTATACCCCCTAGACCCGTCAACATCGCCCTATATCCTCCTCCAGCCAAAGCTACCCCAATCGTAGGCGTTCTGGGAGGGTTTGTTATCCCCTGATTAGAAGCCATGGTGTTTATAGTTGGACCAGTGACTTTCTGTCTATTGGCGACAAAGTCCTTCTCCCCCTGAGATAACCCTTCTGTAGCATTTCTAATCCATGTCCATCCCGTTGGGCATTCTACTTTGTACGGCGCATAGGATTTATCACTTATGTCCCTCAGAGCGAGCTCCTTTGAAGGAGAATATGGTGGAGGATGCGGAGAGGCGAGGATGTATGGTAAAGCGAAGAGTGCAAAGATGGCGGATGTCGCCATGTTGAGGACCGTTGCCAGTGTCGGTGATCCGACtggagaagttgatgaagcaAGTTGAATAAGCAGGTACGAATATAAGTGAGGAAAAaaatggatggaagaagatgattgtcCTGATTTTATAGGTGTGTTTTTGTGAGGTCTATGCCAAAGTGGATGGGAATTAGAGGAAGTATATGTATACACCGCAGCGATCGCCAAGATGGGGACAGACCGAAGACAGACGATGACAACGGATCTCGAACGGGGGAGGGGGGGAATGTTGAAAGATTCGAAATTCATTCGAAATTCCGATCCTGCCTTTGTCTAAGACCGGGCCCCGATCAATCAAGCTACGtcgtcattctcatcttctctctcgctTGGCATGCGTATGGCCATGTACAGCAAGGCCATCTATACCTGTCCATGCCAGTGACAGATCAACAATGATCCGCATGATGCGATGCACAATACGAGCATGATGATTTCGGCGATGaggctttggctttggctttggatGCATATGCTATATACGGTCCGTCGTCTGACCACCGTTCCACATGCCATTCCATTGACCACCCAcaaaaaaatcaaaaccaaatAGTTGCCGCTCAGGTCCCACAGGCTTGGTGGTATCTGATGACGACACCACTTTTGGCATTGAAAGGTACACAGCCACCGCCTGATAGAATTAAATCACGTGATTGAATCGATtgggtggaggtggtccactTGAATTCGCAACCTTGTATTGGGGTTTGAGTGCGTACTAACATATCATTCTTATACCATACATATATCAGATCTCATTTCAAGCTACCATCCTCTTAttcactttcctttcctttcctcgGCCCATCCtatcttatcacctttccgTTCTACATGCCGTAGGTTGCTGGTAGAGTGCACCAAGGAAAAATCGACACTCCTTATATCGAATTCAAACCAAACACCTTCGCCCACATCATACAGCTATACAAGCACCGTTCGCCACCCTCCATAACATCTCAATATGACTAAAAGAGCCAAGCTCCCCAAGCCACCTTACCCTCTTCCTTCGAAGCTCCAACacaagctgaagaaaaaGCGATCTGTCCCTTCAGCCCAGTCTAATCCCGAgtcctctcaatctcataaACGAAGGAGACTTTCTACCAGCCAAGATGTCCAAACCACGATTAAACCTGccttggaagaagagttctACAATGacccttcttcactcaccGACATAACCTCATTGTTGTCTACTACACCAACTCCGCCGCTCAGAGGACCTCCGGCAGCTACCCGGATCCCAGCGGAAACATTCGAATTAATCTTCTATCATCttaaagatatcatcatgacaCTCCCCTTGCCTGATCTACCCATCCGAGCCAAAACCCCTACTACATACAATGAAGACATCGAAAATCAACGACTAACCAATGAAGAGGTGATGACTTACAAGAGGTTCTTGGTGAAGAAGCAGTTGAACGACTTGGGGAAAGTATGTAAAAACTGGAGAGATAGAACAAAAGATGTtaggaatgggaatgaggtTATTATTATTGGAGAGAACGATGgacatgtgagtgaaattgtTTATCCCTTTCTTGGAACCAAAGATTCGAGCTGATGACATCTCTGCTTGCATTGTAGAGAGCTTTCAAAAGACCCTCGGCATGGTTCCCTCTTGATTTCAACCGACCACTCGACCTCACTGTTCAAGTGACTTTACAGACTTTCATCAAGATAATCAACTCTCTCACCCAGCTCCACCCTATGGTTAGGATCAACAAACTCACTGTCCTCCATTCATTCAGACCGGAAGGTAGACCCAACGAACTCTACGATCCACCCCAAGAGGAAGGTGGACAACCGATGATATCCAATGATAGGATTGACCGATTATTGTCGAAAATCAAACCCCTATCGGTTCATGTAGAATGGTACGCTGGCGAAGATATCCTAACGAAGAACTGTATCAACTCCATTGCCAAGACTCTGAAGCGAAATTTTATGGATCCTGAGATcttggaagagaagatgaatgcaATGAAGGTAAAGACAGGAAATTACAATCTGCCTCACGATTGGGATATCAAAAATGATTTATCGAAAGCGATGACTAATAGAATGTTGATTGTTTGGAGGCAATGTATGATTGACTTTGCGTTAAGAGCAAATCACATGATGATTTtacaagaggtgagtgacgaCGCTTCTCAGGCGAACGGAAATATACTGACTGGATACATTTTGGTATACTCAGTTACGAGAATCAGCCAATTTCGGAGTTATCGATAATTTCGATTATCACTTTGTCAGTGTACCTTTACGGACCATCAAGAAATCTCATCCGCTCCCTGTTCCATACGATTCACCTATCCCGCCGATGGGATCATTACGATCAATCGATAATATCCTCTTGTGGGACCTCAGATGGAGAGATCCaaaatggatgagaaggagaaacaaaGCTGTCGCAGTGGAGAGGGGCGAGACATACAGTTGGAAGGATAATATTCCCTCGCCACCGATCGAGTGGACCGTATGGGGATCATTTGATATCTGGAAACAACAAAAGGATCGAAGACAATTCAAAGGCGAAGGAAAAGACATACCTTGGAAAGGTGATACCAGAGAAATCGACGAAGCTCTCGCTCAATTCTTTATGGAAAGATCGAAGAAATGGATCAAACCTTATGATTGGATATATAAGAGTGAAAAAGAGAATTTTCAAGAGATGATTCGATTTGTGGTTGAAAGGAATCATAAAGTCAAGAAACCACCTAAATCATTTAACAATAACACGTTTCTTTTGGCTTTACataaagaaggaaagattttggatgaggatgtgatCAAAGCGAGAATATTAGAAGTTAAGatgaaagggagagaagaacaaTTGAGAAACATGAATGAAGAGATGTTCCTGCTGAATCAGCCTGAATCGAACCAATTTGAATATAATGAGTTATATATCAGAGAATGGTTGAAATTGCAGACGgagcaagagaagaagttgttggtggagaagctaagaaggaaaTATAAATCGAAGGGGCTGTATACCAAGATGAATTGGCCACTTTATCATCCTAATCAACCAGGAGTGAAATTCTGTGTGGAACCGAGAATCATATAAAtcagagtgatgaagaaaggtttAGAACACGAGAGTCGGTCATGTTGTGTGATTATGGTATATTGTATGGGGTACCCTGTTTCTGTCTGCTCTCCATACTTTCCCTGCTTCGCTTTACTTTGCTTTACCTTATACAGTGGCTTGCGACACTCTCCTGCTTTTAACCTCGCCTTCCTATCGAGTTTTCTGTATTTGATCTTCAATAGTCATCTTTCGCCATCGAAAACTGTTATAATTTCTTTTTGTCTTTGTCCCGTGTCTTCCAGTGTCCGCGCTAAGGTCCATCTACTATTTTATGTGCTTTTAACATCTACTTTAGTGTCATGTTCATTGTCTGTGTCATATGTATTGtatgtcaatcaatcatgcGTATCCCTACACGGTCTGCCTGGTGAGCGAAAAAAACACGCTTCTTTTGATCTGGTGCTCTGTCATCTTTAGGAAAGATTCGAGTCGAGTCGAGTCggtatgaatgatatgtaAGCCATATCAGATCAAATACACACATGAGAATTCGCATTCATTGACGCATGAAATCGATTCACCAGAAATGATCAACCATCTGACTGGAAAATAActgatcaacatccttcctcTACTCATCCTTACTCATCCGAAGAAAACGATAGTCAAAATCAACTCGATTCCCATCTCAAACCTCATGCGGTAAATTGGAAAGGTCTCCTACCTCATGGAGCCCGAACGATCCCTGAATGGACGTGCGATTCATCCAGGTGATCCATATACCTTCTCAGCTCCTTCATCAATCGGCAGCTCATTCGCATCTCCCCACATCCATTTATGAACATTCCGTACCAAACCAGATCCAGGTAAGCAACATGGATTTACAAGGCATATATGGTGGTTCTCATATCATCCTAATGGAGTTGATAGACCAGGTGAAATTAAGCGTATCTTAGATATCATACCCCTCGAGCCTTTAGGTGATTTGAAAGGATGTAGGGATAttatggttgatgagatacaTCCAGAAGGAGTATTAGGTGTGATGATGGACAAAATTGAAGGCGCGAAGGAAGGATTAGAAGGTGatctaccttctttgaaagaccaagatcgaATGCAATCGTATAATGGTCCGAAGAAAGCAGAAAGAtctgatcaagatcaatacgAATCGGTGAAAGATACGTCTGCATCGGATCGTCTTAGTCCTGATACTGGTTTTGTTTCTGGGCAGGATGAGTACTCGTACAAATTCGTATCTGATGGTATATTGTTTTGGTTGACGAGGTTGGCAAAAAGCACGAAATGAAAGCTGGGTTGGAAGTGGTAATGGATTTTTGGACAGTGAGGTCACCAACGACCATTCTAAGTTTGAGGGAAAGtaggttgagaagatggatggatcaGAGATGACAAGGTACAGTACTCGTATGCAGAGTGCCCTTATCTATATCTTATCCTTATCAGCCTCAGTGCGCACCCCAGTAAATAACACGTCATGTAGCTTTTGCTTGGTGTCAGGTCCGATCGAGCACCTTGGGTTTTGCCGATATTTTCGATATTTCCAGCTATTGACTACGTCGTAAATCGCAACATGAAGTTCATCTAGTACAATAACCATCCCATAACCATCGAAATGtccaaactcaccttagCCACTCTCTTACGTCCCTTACGTCCCCTCGCTCCCCTCGGTCGAAGGACATACGCGACCTCCAAACCATCGTCATCGGCATCTCTCAACATCCCCTCCACTCAAGGTGGTCCACAAGCA
This window harbors:
- a CDS encoding OPT family small oligopeptide transporter; translated protein: MAEEKRAFGAQASELTYVKNEKNSSLEAETEDMGSDKNIYKDVVAEAEGLAEHGGLDMTGEDILAIEDKLQSMSLERTRIIMKQVQQMHEHDQNFPIHILQSIEQFLGNDDIMKNPHNPEYAELIKEMKLEALMVTENSPYSEVRAVVENTDDVDMPSFTFRVCFIGTLYVIAGAFINQLFEIRQPSIQVSSEVAQLLAYPAGKLCEKLLPDWGFTLFGKRHSLNGSKFTKKEHMLITIMATVGYNTPYTTDIILSQYLPQYFNQSYAAEFGYQILLGFGTNFCGYGLAGLARRFLIYPSYCVWPGSLVTIALNRAFHSETDPAVPGPFKRIYSWSRMKLFGVAFAAMFVWFWLPGFLFTALSTFNWISWISPNSVSLNNIVGFNNGLGLNPFPTFDFNVLTAYGFNPLVVPAFGTINQFIGMFATFFMIVGFYWSNVWNTGYLPINSNHVFDNTGSAFDVQKVIDDRGIFDAAKYQTYSQPWMAAGNLVVYFWFFAQYTCTISYAFLFHRREIVHGFKGMWNSLRRNKKDDTVDDLSEDIHCRLMRSYPEVPEWWYGLVLLFAIGCGMAGIGAWDTYTNPAVVLFGIAMGLIFVVPVGLVTAITGIQVTMNVLAELIGGAWTPGNALAMNFFKAFGYITTAQAIYFSSDLKVAHYLKIPPRHTFVAQMVATFISTLVCTGVFNFQMNNVPNVCTSEAPFGFSCPGINTFFTAAVFWGTLGPQKLFGSTGQYKALLIGFPVGFVLPFIVYFLRKRFPRTAWLRQIHPVMLCYGGINWAPYNLSYFWPSVPLASFSWFYLKKRYLAFWSKYNFVLAAAWQCGIAIAAIVIFFAVQLPAVEVNWWGNTVSYQGCEDTACRRLPIPDIGYFGPAPGNLP
- a CDS encoding phospholipase B — encoded protein: MATSAIFALFALPYILASPHPPPYSPSKELALRDISDKSYAPYKVECPTGWTWIRNATEGLSQGEKDFVANRQKVTGPTINTMASNQGITNPPRTPTIGVALAGGGYRAMLTGLGGIMGMMNESSEAAASGTGGWLDGVTYWAGLSGGSWATGSFMANGGESPINLLNNLWNLDSNLIFPSDGKLSFYTTLASEVNAKSDAGFPVQLTDLWGLAIGSHVLPTEYQLTNKPNLTLSSLPSVVEKLGNGSLPMPIIIAAEREQGELVIAENATVWEFNPFEFGSWAFGSTVKSIGAFTNLEYLGSELNNGETNGTCYKGFDQLSYVMGTSATLFNSALLTLNNSDSGLVTNLIEGFLQDLGEDQYDISRVPNSFANYNPGGNPISSFEYITLVDAGETNQNIPIEPLLIPFREVDAIIAFDSSYDSPYIWPNGTALRTTFERAKVLAENTGTQIRMPEVPSENGFINGGYNTRPTFFGCNDTTTPLIIYVPSYPWSSAANTSTYQLEYSDEQAREVMYNGMRSFTLNGTVETWPKCLACALTDRSFEYTSSNRTAECQSCFDTWCWAGDDNTTQPNTYNPEIDSVPPWLTVNSLSSGKADAKGVENTTSSNTSSSAGSRVMSGTSWSRSLLLGLGLGSIMLI